A part of Pleurocapsa minor HA4230-MV1 genomic DNA contains:
- a CDS encoding cellulose binding domain-containing protein yields MQSLTNNQIRTNFTVETEWDKGFTGKLDLTNMGEILVDWTIEFESQFKITPEEIWGAEIVSRSGNVYTLKPVEYNKTIDSQQSTSIFFNANKINGEILQPQKIRLGNIESDELEVTPAKDSDVVTPVDPVVEDLPPEISTNTAPATEASDNLPAEVNFSLINDWGSGFQGSISITNNSESNIDSWSLEFDFPNQINNIWDAAIEQNQNGSYVISHNAWNREIAAGETITFGFTGDGSVTTKPQNYELDGFTFDSPSIHESIYTYENPDLTPELKLNQPYQGRATFFDAANPAGGLGNSGFDIPTQDQLHKVVAINNIQWNGSEASGAFMEVSGPKQRDGAAPIIVQVTDQLAERADGMDMSAEAFALVADPADGIVNINYQLVGPPDDYVTAYGHRIGDGIVVETIAGTSPYYAATRLNNHRYPIESVELIEEDGDLVELNRESDNRFVMEGNYPLNGVQDLLVTDIFGQQVTLDNIDITNASAPDTITGEQFTLI; encoded by the coding sequence ATGGGCGAAATTTTAGTAGATTGGACAATAGAATTTGAATCTCAGTTTAAAATTACCCCAGAAGAGATTTGGGGTGCAGAAATTGTCAGTCGTTCGGGGAATGTCTACACTCTTAAGCCAGTAGAATACAACAAAACTATTGATTCACAACAAAGTACGTCAATTTTTTTTAATGCCAACAAAATTAACGGAGAAATTCTTCAGCCACAAAAAATTAGATTAGGCAATATCGAGTCTGATGAACTGGAGGTAACACCAGCTAAAGATTCCGACGTAGTAACTCCAGTAGATCCAGTAGTTGAAGATCTGCCCCCAGAAATCTCGACAAATACTGCGCCAGCTACAGAAGCCTCAGATAACCTACCTGCCGAAGTAAACTTTTCTTTAATTAACGATTGGGGTAGTGGTTTTCAGGGTTCAATCTCGATTACCAATAATAGTGAGAGCAATATTGATAGCTGGAGTCTAGAATTTGATTTTCCCAATCAAATCAATAATATTTGGGATGCGGCGATCGAGCAAAATCAGAACGGTAGCTATGTCATTTCTCATAATGCTTGGAATCGAGAAATTGCAGCAGGAGAAACTATAACTTTCGGGTTTACAGGAGATGGTTCTGTCACCACAAAACCCCAAAACTATGAACTAGATGGCTTTACTTTTGATAGTCCTAGTATTCATGAAAGTATTTATACTTATGAAAATCCCGATTTGACTCCAGAATTAAAGCTTAATCAACCATATCAAGGACGAGCTACATTTTTTGATGCAGCAAATCCCGCTGGTGGTTTAGGTAATTCAGGGTTCGATATTCCTACTCAAGACCAACTACACAAAGTTGTAGCTATCAATAATATTCAGTGGAATGGTTCAGAAGCCAGTGGTGCTTTTATGGAAGTATCTGGCCCTAAACAAAGAGATGGCGCAGCACCAATTATCGTCCAAGTGACAGATCAGTTGGCAGAACGAGCGGATGGTATGGATATGAGTGCCGAAGCATTTGCCTTGGTAGCAGATCCCGCTGATGGGATAGTCAATATTAATTATCAGCTAGTTGGCCCTCCTGATGATTACGTAACAGCTTATGGTCACAGAATTGGTGATGGTATTGTCGTCGAAACTATTGCAGGTACTAGTCCCTACTATGCAGCGACCAGATTAAATAATCATCGTTATCCGATTGAAAGCGTGGAGTTAATTGAAGAAGACGGTGATTTGGTCGAACTCAACCGCGAGTCTGATAATCGCTTTGTAATGGAAGGCAACTATCCTCTTAATGGTGTGCAGGATCTTTTAGTCACAGATATCTTCGGTCAGCAAGTAACGTTAGACAACATTGATATCACTAACGCCTCAGCTCCCGATACGATTACTGGCGAACAGTTTACGCTGATCTAA
- the msrA gene encoding peptide-methionine (S)-S-oxide reductase MsrA: MGLFGLGKPASIPSANEALKGREQTMPVPDKHHVNGNPLKPPFPENMEQAVFGLGCFWGAERKFWQQEGVYTTAAGYAAGHTPNPTYKEVCSGMTGHNEVVLVVYNPEKISYEELLKVFWESHNPTQGMRQGNDRGTQYRSGIYTYTPEQKKLAEASLKAYQQELSKAGYDPITTEIVEAPEFYYAEDYHQQYLSKVPNGYCGLGGTGVQFSAC, translated from the coding sequence ATGGGACTATTCGGCTTAGGCAAACCAGCTTCTATTCCATCTGCTAATGAAGCATTAAAAGGACGTGAACAGACAATGCCCGTACCAGATAAGCATCACGTCAATGGTAATCCTCTCAAGCCTCCTTTTCCCGAAAACATGGAACAGGCAGTATTCGGCTTAGGTTGTTTTTGGGGTGCAGAAAGAAAATTTTGGCAACAAGAAGGAGTTTATACCACAGCAGCAGGTTACGCAGCGGGACATACTCCTAATCCTACCTACAAAGAAGTTTGCTCTGGCATGACAGGGCATAATGAGGTTGTGTTGGTGGTTTATAACCCTGAAAAAATTAGCTACGAAGAACTGCTAAAAGTATTCTGGGAAAGCCATAATCCTACCCAGGGAATGCGTCAGGGTAACGATCGCGGGACTCAATATCGTTCGGGAATTTATACTTACACTCCTGAACAGAAAAAACTAGCGGAAGCATCTCTCAAAGCCTATCAACAAGAATTGAGCAAGGCTGGTTACGATCCGATCACTACTGAAATCGTTGAAGCGCCTGAATTTTACTACGCTGAAGATTATCATCAGCAGTATCTCAGTAAAGTACCGAATGGCTACTGTGGTTTGGGTGGAACTGGAGTTCAATTTTCAGCATGTTAA
- a CDS encoding response regulator transcription factor gives MKILVVEDDERISDAMVEYLSDLHYAVEAVYDGQSAWDLLDVFTYDLVLLDVMLPEMDGITLCNKLRSRGFDIPILMLTAKDTLENKIEGLDAGADDYLVKPFELDELSARIRALLRRGTGSLPPVLTWENLRLDPSSCEVFYQEELLPLSPKEYKLLEFFLRNGRRVFSRAQILEHLWSFEQVPEEATVKAHIRGLRQKLEAAGAPHDLIETVYGLGYRLKEEPQQVK, from the coding sequence ATGAAAATTTTAGTAGTAGAAGACGATGAGCGGATTAGCGATGCGATGGTCGAGTATTTAAGTGACCTCCACTATGCGGTTGAGGCAGTATACGACGGTCAAAGTGCGTGGGACTTGCTGGATGTATTCACCTACGATTTAGTATTGCTCGACGTGATGTTACCTGAAATGGATGGAATTACACTCTGTAATAAACTACGAAGCCGAGGCTTTGATATTCCGATCCTGATGTTGACCGCTAAAGATACTTTAGAAAACAAAATTGAAGGGTTAGATGCTGGAGCCGATGACTATTTGGTCAAGCCGTTTGAACTCGATGAGCTGTCAGCACGCATTCGCGCTTTGCTGCGTCGTGGTACAGGTAGCCTACCACCTGTTTTAACCTGGGAAAATCTGCGTTTAGATCCCAGTAGCTGCGAAGTATTTTATCAAGAGGAATTATTACCCCTTAGTCCGAAAGAATACAAGCTGCTAGAATTTTTCTTGCGTAATGGTCGTCGTGTGTTTAGTCGCGCCCAAATTCTGGAACATCTTTGGTCTTTTGAACAGGTGCCTGAAGAAGCCACGGTTAAGGCTCATATTCGAGGCTTGAGACAAAAATTAGAAGCTGCTGGCGCACCTCACGATTTGATTGAGACAGTGTATGGTTTAGGCTATCGTCTCAAAGAAGAACCCCAACAGGTTAAATAA
- a CDS encoding HAMP domain-containing histidine kinase, which yields MHQSLRSRLLLYYLIVMAAILGIFGSGVYFVFRRSLYDQLDKKLLTLAQSATPSFAPVRDLGSKYLNEVEEVPWRDIFNRDQQSLEWFDAKGKLLGRKGIIEIDAPPKSGTSFIQNLDTGEVFRTRTITVFIGKNGETGVANGFVRATQSNAEIEEAESELFWILVIGGMFTLILSGLGGFWLTQKAIEPIEASFLQLKQFTADASHELRSPLTAIKASIDIMRIHPERVHPKDVKKLEAIAGATLQMNEMLGDLLFLARADADADLSTNERKLTPVLLNQILQNCFVLLEPLANEKKIVFQSKFREELKVLGDMPQLSRLFSNLLENALQYTPDEGRVSLDLYRQNRFAIISVRDTGIGIAADQINKVFDRFWRANKARNRREGGTGLGLAISAAIAKRHGGKISVTSEPNIGTCFLVRIPLIDQRKSPLIQVEKSESSKGH from the coding sequence ATGCATCAGAGCTTGCGATCGCGTCTACTGCTGTACTATCTGATAGTTATGGCAGCTATCTTGGGTATTTTTGGCTCAGGGGTTTATTTTGTTTTTCGGCGTAGTTTGTACGATCAACTAGATAAGAAATTATTGACACTGGCTCAATCGGCTACCCCCTCCTTTGCCCCAGTACGCGATCTTGGTAGTAAGTATCTAAATGAGGTAGAGGAAGTTCCCTGGCGGGACATTTTTAATCGAGATCAGCAGAGTCTAGAATGGTTTGACGCTAAAGGTAAGTTGCTTGGTCGAAAAGGAATCATTGAGATCGATGCTCCGCCAAAGTCAGGAACTTCTTTTATTCAAAATCTAGATACAGGGGAAGTGTTTCGCACTCGTACTATAACTGTGTTTATTGGTAAAAATGGTGAGACTGGAGTGGCGAATGGTTTTGTTAGGGCTACTCAGTCTAATGCAGAGATCGAAGAAGCCGAATCAGAACTCTTTTGGATTCTAGTGATTGGTGGAATGTTTACCTTAATTTTAAGTGGCTTGGGTGGATTTTGGTTGACACAAAAAGCAATTGAACCAATTGAAGCGAGTTTTCTACAGCTTAAACAGTTTACTGCCGATGCGTCCCACGAATTGCGCAGTCCTCTGACCGCAATTAAAGCTTCGATTGATATCATGCGTATCCATCCCGAGCGAGTTCATCCCAAGGATGTGAAAAAGTTAGAGGCGATCGCTGGTGCTACACTACAAATGAATGAGATGCTGGGAGATCTGCTGTTTCTGGCTCGTGCTGATGCCGATGCTGATTTATCCACCAATGAACGTAAACTTACTCCCGTATTACTTAATCAAATTCTCCAAAATTGTTTTGTTTTGTTAGAACCCCTGGCGAATGAAAAGAAAATTGTTTTTCAGTCTAAATTCAGAGAAGAATTAAAAGTATTGGGTGATATGCCCCAGCTTTCTCGCTTATTCTCGAATTTATTAGAAAATGCTCTTCAATATACTCCTGATGAAGGTCGGGTGAGCTTAGATCTATATCGACAAAATCGCTTTGCAATAATTAGTGTGCGGGATACGGGTATTGGTATTGCAGCAGATCAAATTAATAAAGTATTTGATCGCTTTTGGCGGGCAAATAAAGCGCGAAATCGTCGAGAAGGAGGCACAGGATTGGGTCTGGCTATTTCAGCAGCGATCGCTAAACGTCATGGCGGCAAGATTTCGGTGACTAGTGAACCTAACATCGGTACTTGCTTTTTAGTGCGTATCCCCTTAATCGATCAGCGCAAATCCCCTCTTATTCAAGTGGAAAAATCCGAGTCAAGCAAGGGACATTAA
- the galE gene encoding UDP-glucose 4-epimerase GalE, producing the protein MAKILVTGGAGYIGSHTVKKLGEAGYEVVIYDNLSTGSAAAIVYGELCEGELNDRQHLSQVFEQHSFDAVLHFAASISVPESLEQPLDYYANNTSNVINVLQCCKNFNVNQFVFSSTAAVYGEVQESPVDESSPTIPINPYGKSKLMSESIIRDYAQASELKYVILRYFNVAGADSSGKIGQMGKKAAHLIKVGCDAALGIRPFASIYGTDYQTKDGTGIRDYIHVEDLAAAHVDALKYLERESTSQILNCGYGNGYSVKEVLSKIKEVSGIDFPVVETPRREGDPACVIASGKKIREVIGWNPRHNSLDEIVRSALAWEEKKLKQLNLV; encoded by the coding sequence ATGGCTAAAATTTTAGTGACGGGTGGTGCAGGCTATATCGGTTCTCATACGGTAAAAAAACTAGGAGAAGCTGGTTACGAAGTTGTGATCTATGACAACTTATCTACAGGATCGGCAGCAGCAATTGTCTATGGTGAGTTATGTGAAGGAGAACTCAACGATCGACAACATCTGTCACAAGTATTTGAGCAGCATAGTTTTGATGCGGTGCTACATTTTGCTGCGAGTATTTCTGTTCCCGAATCTTTAGAGCAACCTTTAGATTACTATGCCAACAATACCAGCAACGTAATTAACGTCTTGCAATGCTGTAAAAACTTTAATGTTAATCAATTTGTTTTCTCCAGTACGGCAGCGGTATATGGAGAAGTTCAAGAATCTCCTGTGGATGAGTCGTCTCCTACTATACCCATTAACCCTTACGGAAAGTCTAAATTGATGAGCGAAAGTATCATCCGTGACTATGCTCAAGCTTCAGAGCTTAAATATGTCATTTTGCGGTACTTTAACGTAGCAGGAGCCGACAGTTCGGGCAAAATCGGTCAAATGGGCAAGAAAGCTGCTCATTTAATCAAAGTAGGGTGTGATGCTGCTTTAGGCATTCGTCCTTTTGCGAGCATTTATGGCACTGACTATCAAACAAAAGATGGGACAGGAATTAGAGACTATATTCATGTCGAAGATTTAGCTGCTGCTCATGTAGACGCTCTAAAATATTTAGAACGAGAGTCCACAAGCCAAATTCTCAACTGTGGCTATGGTAATGGTTATAGCGTCAAGGAAGTATTATCAAAAATTAAAGAAGTTTCTGGGATAGATTTTCCTGTAGTAGAAACTCCTCGCAGAGAGGGTGATCCTGCTTGTGTCATTGCTTCAGGTAAGAAAATTCGCGAGGTTATCGGCTGGAATCCTCGGCACAATTCCCTCGATGAAATTGTTCGCTCGGCTTTGGCTTGGGAAGAAAAAAAGCTGAAGCAGCTTAATCTAGTTTAG
- a CDS encoding DEAD/DEAH box helicase family protein, giving the protein MPRSPKLKFDRGTLLLHPPPKGRAWLDYATWDDRVEKFRIPAIYYRSLLEALQADDQKIIDEAKEFYSLELQSVSQFEPYPHQAKALQAWKQSGRKGVVVLPTAAGKTYLAQLAMEATPRTTLIVVPTLDLMHQWYAQIESAFPNTEVGLLGGGSRDRTPILIATYNSAAIYAETLGNRYALQIFDECHHLPTDFFKVIAEYAIAPYRLGLTATPERSDGTHRDLDTLIGKIIYRKTPEELSGGALADHKIVQMRVKLTEAEQLRYEEAIAIRRKFLRESNISLGSLEGWQLFVQASARSPQGRKAMLAHRQAKEIALGTDAKLRVLIDLINKHQTERILIFTNDNATVYRISQQFLIPAITYQTVVKERHDILTRFKAGEYKTLVASHVLNEGVDVPDARIAIILSGTGSTREYIQRLGRVLRKGNTSNKQAILYEVVTENTSEERTSERRRGEQNEQNEQQPEYRQLKLIPNQPKPIKKREFKAAEESKQWNQEESKNE; this is encoded by the coding sequence ATGCCTCGATCGCCCAAGCTAAAATTTGATCGCGGAACGTTACTGTTACATCCACCGCCAAAGGGTAGAGCCTGGTTAGACTATGCCACCTGGGACGATCGCGTAGAGAAGTTTCGTATTCCTGCAATTTACTATCGTTCTCTACTAGAAGCTCTCCAAGCGGATGATCAAAAGATTATTGATGAAGCGAAAGAATTTTACAGCTTAGAGCTACAATCCGTATCTCAATTTGAACCATACCCGCATCAAGCAAAAGCTCTACAGGCTTGGAAGCAGTCTGGTAGAAAGGGAGTAGTTGTCTTGCCTACCGCAGCAGGAAAAACCTATTTAGCACAGTTAGCCATGGAGGCTACTCCCCGCACCACCTTAATAGTCGTGCCGACGTTAGATTTGATGCATCAGTGGTATGCTCAGATCGAATCTGCTTTTCCCAATACAGAGGTAGGTTTACTGGGAGGTGGTTCGCGCGATCGCACACCAATTTTAATTGCTACCTATAACAGTGCAGCAATTTACGCCGAGACTTTAGGTAATCGTTATGCACTGCAAATTTTTGATGAGTGTCATCATTTACCCACCGACTTTTTTAAAGTGATTGCCGAATATGCGATCGCTCCCTACCGTTTAGGATTAACCGCTACCCCCGAACGCAGCGACGGTACTCATCGAGATTTAGATACTCTGATTGGTAAAATTATCTATCGCAAAACTCCTGAAGAATTATCTGGAGGAGCATTAGCCGATCATAAGATCGTCCAGATGCGGGTTAAATTGACTGAAGCGGAACAACTAAGATATGAGGAGGCGATCGCTATTCGGCGTAAATTCTTACGCGAGTCAAATATTTCTTTAGGTAGCCTCGAAGGCTGGCAACTATTTGTCCAAGCTAGTGCGCGCTCGCCCCAAGGTAGAAAAGCGATGTTAGCTCATCGTCAAGCCAAAGAGATTGCTTTAGGTACAGATGCTAAACTGCGTGTTTTGATCGATTTAATTAACAAACATCAGACAGAAAGGATCTTAATTTTTACCAACGATAACGCTACCGTATATCGTATCTCCCAGCAGTTTTTGATCCCTGCCATCACTTATCAAACTGTGGTTAAAGAGCGTCATGATATTTTAACTAGATTCAAAGCTGGAGAATATAAAACCCTGGTTGCTTCCCACGTACTGAATGAAGGAGTTGATGTACCCGATGCGCGAATTGCGATTATCCTTTCAGGTACGGGTTCTACCAGAGAATATATTCAACGGTTGGGTAGAGTTTTAAGAAAGGGCAATACATCCAATAAACAGGCAATTCTCTATGAAGTTGTGACGGAAAATACTAGTGAGGAAAGAACTTCCGAACGTCGCCGAGGTGAACAAAATGAGCAAAATGAACAGCAGCCAGAATATCGGCAGTTAAAATTAATTCCCAATCAACCTAAACCCATCAAAAAACGAGAATTTAAAGCAGCAGAAGAATCTAAGCAGTGGAACCAAGAAGAATCAAAAAATGAATAA
- a CDS encoding rhomboid family intramembrane serine protease yields MRTSSNKIAYTTYILIGLNLLIYGLEIKLGGSQDSLTLERLGALIPEKVLAGEWWRLIGANFLHYGLFHLATNMLSLFFVGRLIELSLGVKYYLTIYLVSGIGSMLTFTLLAFRLGLNNVFLVGASAAIMGLIGSILAIFLQIWLKRRHSVTAKRRLQQIILIVIVQFIFDNLIPQISFHAHLFGFIIGFLIGSVLVFIKFNMQEA; encoded by the coding sequence ATGAGAACTAGCAGTAACAAGATAGCCTATACGACGTATATATTAATTGGCCTAAATTTACTAATCTACGGATTAGAGATTAAACTCGGAGGAAGCCAAGATTCTCTGACGTTAGAACGTTTGGGGGCTTTAATTCCTGAAAAAGTTTTAGCTGGGGAATGGTGGCGATTGATTGGGGCTAATTTTCTCCACTATGGATTATTTCATTTGGCAACAAATATGTTGTCGCTGTTTTTTGTAGGACGTTTGATTGAATTAAGTTTAGGAGTAAAGTATTATTTAACGATTTATTTAGTTAGCGGTATCGGTTCAATGTTAACCTTTACGCTATTAGCTTTTAGATTGGGATTAAATAATGTTTTTTTAGTTGGTGCTTCGGCAGCAATCATGGGTTTAATTGGGTCAATCTTAGCTATTTTTTTGCAGATTTGGCTGAAGAGAAGACACTCAGTTACTGCTAAACGTCGGCTACAGCAGATTATTTTGATCGTTATTGTGCAATTTATTTTTGATAATCTAATTCCTCAGATTAGTTTTCATGCTCACTTATTTGGTTTTATTATTGGCTTTTTAATTGGCAGTGTTTTGGTGTTTATTAAGTTTAATATGCAGGAAGCTTAA